The following nucleotide sequence is from Gordonia jinghuaiqii.
TCGATGGCGCAGGTCGCCAGTTCCTGGTTGGTCATCTGGAAGCAGCCGTCGCCGTCGATGGCCCACACCTCGGCATCGGGGTCGGCGGCCTTGGCGCCCATCGCAGCCGGAACCGCGTAACCCATCGTGCCCAGTCCACCGGAGTTGAGCCAGGTGCGCGGCTTCTCGTAGGAGATGAACTGAGCGGCCCACATCTGGTGCTGGCCGACCCCGGCACAGTAGACCGCATCGGGTCCGGCGGCCTTGCCCAGCGACTGGATGACGAACTCCGGCGACATCGAGCCGTCGGTCTGACGGTCGTAGCTCACCGGATATGTGCGCCGCAGGTTGTCGAGGTAGGCCCACCACTGCGAGATGTCGGCGTTCGCGCCACTCGTGGCCCGCTCGTCGCGCAGGGTCTCGGTCAGCTCGGCGATGACCGCCTTGCAGTCGCCGACGATCGGCACGTCGACCGGACGGTTCTTGCCGATCTCGGCCGGATCGATGTCGGCGTGGATGACCTTGGCGTTCGGGGCGAACGACGACAGCTGGCCGGTCACCCGGTCGTCGAACCGGGCGCCCAGGGTGATGAGGAGGTCACTGCGCTGCAGGCCCGCGACGGCGGCGACCGTGCCGTGCATGCCGGGCATGCCGAGGTGCAGATCGTGGCTGTCGGGGAAGGCGCCGCGCGCCATCAGGGTGGTGACCACCGGGATGCCGGTCAGCTCGGCGAGTTCGAGCAGTTCCGCCGAGGCGTTGGCCTTGATCACGCCACCGCCGACGTAGAGGACCGGCGAGGTCGCGGCGTTGATCAGCCGTGCGGCCTCCCGGACCTGCTTGCCGTGCGGCTTGGTGACCGGACGGTAGCCGGGCAGGTCGATCTGCGGCGGCCACGAGAACGTGGTCTGGGCCTGCAGGATGTCCTTGGGGATGTCGACGAGGACCGCACCCGGGCGTCCGCTCTCGGCGATGTGGAACGCCTCGGCGATCGTCTTGGGGATGTCGATGGCCCTGCTCACCAGGAAGTTGTGCTTGGTGACCGGCATCGTGATGCCGGAGATGTCGGCCTCCTGGAAGGCGTCGGTCCCGATCAGCGCCCGGCCGACCTGGCCGGTGATCGCGACGACGGGCACGGAGTCCATCTGCGCGTCGGCCAGCGGCGTCACCAGGTTGGTCGCACCCGGGCCGGAGGTGGCCATCATCACGCCCGCGCGGCCAGCGACCTGGGCGTACCCGGTCGCGGCATGGCCCGCACCCTGCTCGTGCCGCACGAGGACGTGCCGGACCTTCGTCGAGTCCAGGAGCGGGTCGTAGACCGGCAGGACCGCGCCACCGGGAATGCCGAAGACGATCTCGACGCCGAGCTCCTCGAGGGAACGGACCACAGACTGAGCGCCACTGACGCGCTCGGGCGCGACGGTGTGCTGCGTTACCGCACGGAGGTTGCCCGCCGCCGGAGATTGCTGCCGCAATCCGTTGCGACCCGGCTCATTGCGGCCGGTGTCGGTGCGTGCTGTTGGTGCGCTCACTGCACGATCCTCATCTTGGTTGTGGATTGGCGTTGGTGTGATGGAAATACCTGGCATGAAAAAACCCCCGACAGCTTCAGCTGTTCGAGGGTGGCGCGTCGATGCCGGTTGGGGGTCTGCGAGGTGACCGGTCAGGCGAAGACGCGCCAGCCGATTACTACGAGGATCCCGTTCTGCATCACGGGGTTCACGGTAGGACTGTGCGTAGTTCTGAGTCAAACTCCGGACCCTCGCGTCCCACATACTGGGAACCCACAGGTGGTGAGCCGCGTCACGGCCACCGGCCGGACCGCCGCCGTCACCGGCGGAGGACAACCCGTCGGCGAGTACCCCGGCGGGCAATTGGCACAATGGAAGCGTGCCGACTGATTCTCCCGACCCCGCCGACCCGTCGCCCCGCAACGCCGCGGACATCGACGACGACGCCGTGACATTCGACTACCCGGTGACCTTCCGGATCAACCGGGTCGCCTACTTCACGGTTCCGATGGTCGCGCTCGTGGTGGTCCTGCTCATCGGCGCGTCGTGGTGGTTCGCCTTCGCACTGATCATCCCGGTTCTGCTGTGGCTGTGGATCCATCGCCTGCGCACCGTGGTCACCGAGGACGGCATCCGTGCCGTCGGCACCTTCTCCACGACCGACATCGCCTGGTCCGACATCGCCGGCCTGCAGTTCCCCAAGTGGAGCTCGGTGCGCGCGGTACTCCAGGACCAGACGCGAGTTCGTCTGCCCGCGATCGGTTTCCGCGACCTGCCCGCACTGTCGGTCGTCAGCGGCGGTCGGATTCCCGATCCCTTCGAGGCAGCAGCCCAGGCGCGCGGGTAGCGACGACACCGCTGCCCGAATCGTGTTGTTCCCGCACGTCACAGCGGAGTAGCCTGGCGTGTCAGCGCCCAGGGCCGCGGGGATCA
It contains:
- a CDS encoding acetolactate synthase large subunit — protein: MSAPTARTDTGRNEPGRNGLRQQSPAAGNLRAVTQHTVAPERVSGAQSVVRSLEELGVEIVFGIPGGAVLPVYDPLLDSTKVRHVLVRHEQGAGHAATGYAQVAGRAGVMMATSGPGATNLVTPLADAQMDSVPVVAITGQVGRALIGTDAFQEADISGITMPVTKHNFLVSRAIDIPKTIAEAFHIAESGRPGAVLVDIPKDILQAQTTFSWPPQIDLPGYRPVTKPHGKQVREAARLINAATSPVLYVGGGVIKANASAELLELAELTGIPVVTTLMARGAFPDSHDLHLGMPGMHGTVAAVAGLQRSDLLITLGARFDDRVTGQLSSFAPNAKVIHADIDPAEIGKNRPVDVPIVGDCKAVIAELTETLRDERATSGANADISQWWAYLDNLRRTYPVSYDRQTDGSMSPEFVIQSLGKAAGPDAVYCAGVGQHQMWAAQFISYEKPRTWLNSGGLGTMGYAVPAAMGAKAADPDAEVWAIDGDGCFQMTNQELATCAIEGIPIKVALINNGNLGMVRQWQTLFYDERYSSTDLSTHSRMIPDFVKLAEALGCVAFRVEREEDVDDVIAQARAINDRPVVIDFIVGKDAQVWPMVAAGTGNDEIMAARNIRPLFDDDAAADPAEIHETIQKDDAAAPSTAASKKDEQ
- a CDS encoding PH domain-containing protein, which gives rise to MPTDSPDPADPSPRNAADIDDDAVTFDYPVTFRINRVAYFTVPMVALVVVLLIGASWWFAFALIIPVLLWLWIHRLRTVVTEDGIRAVGTFSTTDIAWSDIAGLQFPKWSSVRAVLQDQTRVRLPAIGFRDLPALSVVSGGRIPDPFEAAAQARG